In Heliomicrobium gestii, a single genomic region encodes these proteins:
- a CDS encoding glycoside hydrolase family 25 protein yields the protein MQGRSDSFITGIDVSNYQPNVDWTQVSASGIAFAYIKATEGMRTQDAMFPTHAANARAAGIPVGAYHFAHPESNTPQDEANNFLAALNSVTTDLAPVLDLESPPQQNSALTGDFIANWARTFINLVAEATGKRVFLYTGKWYTDMYGVTGLSDISLWISYYSTSAPPDFAGWTEWTMWQYTESGTVNGISGNVDMNLAVSLDALRGIATPVYATKKVQINGKPWMDGIVVNDETYVVWTALQAFNTPYTYKGNGVMTIDGADVQGVVYNGDTYLLWTTLAKNVQSIAIDGGWNFVYCPTKKVQLNGKPWMDGIVINDETYVIWTALQEFKTPFTYKGNGLMTIDGVDVQGVVYNGDTYLLWNTLARDVQAQPITDGWNFVVS from the coding sequence ATGCAGGGACGCTCCGATTCATTCATCACCGGTATTGATGTCTCCAACTATCAGCCCAACGTGGATTGGACCCAGGTCAGCGCTAGCGGCATCGCCTTCGCCTACATCAAAGCGACGGAGGGGATGCGAACACAGGACGCGATGTTTCCGACCCATGCGGCTAACGCGCGAGCGGCCGGCATCCCGGTGGGCGCCTATCACTTCGCCCACCCAGAGTCCAATACACCACAAGACGAAGCGAACAATTTCCTGGCGGCGCTGAATTCGGTCACCACCGATCTGGCGCCGGTCCTCGACCTGGAATCGCCGCCCCAACAAAACAGCGCCCTGACGGGCGATTTTATCGCCAACTGGGCGCGCACCTTCATCAACCTTGTCGCTGAAGCGACCGGGAAAAGGGTCTTTCTCTACACGGGAAAGTGGTATACCGATATGTACGGTGTCACCGGACTGTCTGACATCTCCCTCTGGATCAGTTACTACTCCACCTCTGCGCCGCCCGACTTTGCCGGCTGGACAGAATGGACCATGTGGCAGTATACCGAGTCGGGCACGGTAAACGGCATCTCGGGCAATGTGGACATGAACCTGGCCGTCTCGCTGGACGCGCTGCGCGGCATTGCGACACCGGTCTATGCCACGAAAAAAGTGCAGATCAACGGCAAGCCCTGGATGGACGGCATTGTCGTCAACGATGAAACCTATGTGGTATGGACGGCGCTGCAAGCCTTCAACACGCCCTATACGTACAAGGGCAACGGTGTCATGACCATCGATGGCGCGGATGTGCAAGGCGTCGTCTACAACGGCGACACCTACCTCCTCTGGACGACGCTCGCCAAAAACGTGCAGTCCATCGCTATCGACGGCGGTTGGAACTTTGTCTACTGTCCCACCAAGAAGGTGCAACTCAACGGCAAGCCCTGGATGGACGGCATCGTCATAAACGATGAAACCTATGTGATATGGACGGCGCTTCAGGAGTTTAAGACGCCTTTCACCTACAAGGGCAACGGATTGATGACCATCGACGGCGTGGACGTACAGGGCGTCGTCTACAACGGCGACACGTACCTCCTCTGGAATACGCTCGCCAGGGATGTGCAGGCTCAGCCGATCACCGACGGTTGGAACTTTGTCGTTTCTTAA
- the modA gene encoding molybdate ABC transporter substrate-binding protein, giving the protein MNKRGTWARLGRGAVLLALAAALLTGCGGQGGPGGAAENRPAAVKPAPSGQPLFAYVGAGLKEPVTEIAAQYEAQTGVKIELTFNNSGALLSQAETAKKGDIYIPGGKPFVEAAQKKGIIENVVGPIAYHVPAIITPKGNPAGIRDVRDLTRPGLKLVLPDKEATAIGKNAFKTFEQLGITAAVEKNILATVETLPKVSAMIGMGQGDAGIAEYSSVSNQKDKLEVLEIDPAVNVIDEIPCASLTFSTQKEQAKDFLSFMQKEGPGVFKKFGFKVPQQ; this is encoded by the coding sequence ATGAACAAAAGAGGGACATGGGCGAGGTTAGGCCGTGGGGCGGTTCTGCTCGCCCTGGCCGCGGCGCTGCTGACTGGATGCGGAGGACAGGGAGGCCCAGGGGGAGCGGCGGAGAATCGGCCGGCCGCGGTGAAGCCGGCGCCTTCTGGACAACCCTTGTTCGCCTATGTGGGCGCCGGGTTGAAAGAGCCGGTGACAGAGATCGCCGCCCAGTATGAGGCGCAGACCGGCGTCAAAATCGAATTGACCTTCAACAATTCCGGCGCGTTGCTCAGCCAGGCAGAAACGGCGAAAAAAGGCGATATCTACATCCCCGGTGGCAAACCCTTTGTGGAGGCGGCCCAGAAGAAGGGGATCATCGAAAATGTCGTCGGCCCGATCGCCTACCATGTGCCGGCGATCATCACCCCCAAGGGCAATCCGGCTGGGATCAGGGATGTGCGTGACCTGACCCGTCCCGGATTGAAACTCGTGCTTCCTGACAAAGAAGCGACAGCGATCGGCAAAAATGCATTTAAAACCTTTGAGCAGCTTGGCATCACTGCCGCAGTGGAAAAGAACATCCTGGCCACTGTGGAAACACTCCCCAAGGTATCTGCCATGATCGGCATGGGGCAAGGCGATGCCGGCATCGCTGAGTACAGCAGTGTGTCCAATCAAAAAGACAAGTTGGAGGTGCTGGAGATCGACCCGGCTGTCAACGTGATCGACGAGATCCCCTGCGCCTCGTTGACCTTCTCCACTCAGAAAGAACAGGCGAAAGATTTTCTGTCCTTCATGCAAAAGGAGGGGCCGGGGGTCTTCAAGAAGTTCGGGTTCAAAGTACCGCAGCAATAA
- a CDS encoding response regulator transcription factor, whose protein sequence is MTAKRILIADDESRMRKLVGDFLKKEGFLVTEAEDGKAALELFFQQPFDLVILDVMMPGYDGWAVCREIRKQSRVPVIMLTAKAEEVDQLFGFDLGADEYVTKPFSPRILVARVQALIRRLENNQKSLLAFGDLLIDQTGRIVTVKGERVDLTPKEFDLLLHLAGNAGKAMSREQVLNAVWDYDYYGDARTVDTHIKKLRLKLGDAGQQIQTVRGLGYRFEAQP, encoded by the coding sequence ATGACAGCAAAACGAATTCTGATCGCGGACGATGAATCGCGCATGCGCAAACTGGTCGGCGATTTTTTAAAAAAAGAAGGCTTTCTCGTCACCGAGGCCGAAGATGGCAAAGCGGCTTTGGAATTGTTTTTCCAGCAACCTTTCGATCTGGTGATCCTTGATGTGATGATGCCCGGTTATGACGGTTGGGCCGTGTGCCGAGAGATCCGCAAGCAGTCCCGCGTCCCTGTGATCATGCTGACGGCCAAGGCAGAAGAAGTCGATCAATTGTTCGGTTTCGACCTCGGCGCCGATGAGTATGTGACGAAGCCCTTCAGCCCGCGCATCCTGGTGGCCCGTGTCCAGGCCCTCATTCGGCGGCTGGAGAACAACCAGAAATCCCTTCTTGCCTTCGGCGACCTCCTCATCGACCAAACCGGCCGCATCGTCACCGTCAAGGGGGAACGCGTTGACCTGACGCCCAAGGAGTTTGACCTCCTCCTGCACCTGGCCGGAAACGCCGGCAAAGCCATGAGCCGGGAGCAGGTGCTCAATGCCGTCTGGGATTACGACTACTACGGCGACGCCCGGACCGTGGACACACACATCAAAAAACTGCGCCTGAAACTGGGGGATGCGGGTCAACAGATCCAAACGGTGCGCGGCCTTGGGTACCGCTTTGAGGCGCAGCCATGA
- a CDS encoding (Fe-S)-binding protein, translating to MTNLPGMNCGLCGYRSCEDFGNFLNSHPEQIKRCIYLSEHKLGTAQPKRKTPALTATSTFPAAPATGSNAAGCGADKASCAVACGAGVQNEKGQRRVDSEEGRWKDSLGRDFDFFLDQFPEDPGPREVIIPHNPMLTRELEIQKGEILIGRPLGMSCGCPITHCGIVHTVDYKTGVITWFVTGPLDPRNKGYKDMGYYIAEGYEGLISESRVDVKLGMRYFFQPRRCMLHWRHSGLVNYVNRTPAGLQVRVEGLWIG from the coding sequence GTGACAAATTTGCCGGGCATGAACTGCGGTCTCTGCGGCTACCGCAGTTGCGAAGACTTTGGGAACTTTTTAAACAGCCATCCGGAACAGATCAAACGGTGCATTTACCTGTCCGAGCATAAGCTGGGCACGGCCCAGCCGAAAAGAAAAACGCCGGCGCTCACAGCAACGTCGACGTTTCCGGCCGCGCCCGCTACCGGTTCCAACGCAGCCGGATGCGGAGCCGACAAGGCAAGTTGTGCGGTCGCCTGTGGCGCCGGTGTTCAAAACGAAAAGGGGCAACGCCGGGTCGATTCGGAAGAAGGGAGATGGAAAGACAGCCTGGGCCGGGACTTTGATTTCTTCCTCGACCAGTTTCCGGAGGATCCGGGGCCCCGTGAAGTGATCATCCCGCACAACCCGATGCTGACCCGGGAGTTGGAGATTCAAAAAGGTGAAATCCTGATCGGCCGTCCCTTGGGGATGTCCTGCGGATGCCCGATCACCCACTGCGGGATCGTCCACACCGTCGACTACAAGACCGGTGTGATCACCTGGTTTGTGACAGGACCGTTGGATCCCCGGAATAAAGGCTACAAGGACATGGGTTATTACATCGCCGAGGGCTATGAGGGGCTGATCAGCGAATCGCGCGTCGATGTCAAACTCGGGATGCGCTACTTCTTCCAGCCTCGCCGGTGCATGCTGCATTGGCGGCACAGCGGCCTCGTCAACTACGTCAACCGGACGCCCGCCGGATTGCAGGTTCGGGTGGAAGGACTGTGGATCGGTTGA
- a CDS encoding TOBE domain-containing protein — protein sequence MKLTARNQLKGTVIEIKEGQVMAEVVLDIGGGNQVTSMISRDALNELELKVGSEAAAIIKSTSVMLMA from the coding sequence ATGAAACTAACCGCCAGAAACCAATTAAAAGGCACAGTCATCGAAATCAAGGAAGGACAGGTCATGGCCGAGGTCGTTTTGGACATCGGCGGCGGCAACCAGGTCACCTCGATGATTTCCAGGGACGCCCTGAATGAGTTGGAGTTGAAGGTCGGCTCCGAAGCGGCGGCGATCATCAAATCGACATCGGTCATGTTGATGGCCTAG
- a CDS encoding alanine/glycine:cation symporter family protein: MIQLLDQIDSLVWGPPLLILLVGTGIFLTARLGLLQVTRLPLALRLIFTAKNDGDGDVNSFGALCTALAATVGTGNIVGVATAIKAGGPGALFWMWMAAFFGMATKYAEGLLAVKYRSVDANGQISGGPMYYIVNGLGGKYKPLAIMFAASGVLVACFGIGTFPQVNSIVTACESGLGVPIPVTAAVITVLVALITLGGLQSIATVSEKIVPFMAIFYVVISVGVLAIFADQLPHAIQLVISNAFTGSAAAGGFLGATVMMAIRNGVARGVFSNESGLGSAPIAAAAAKTKWPAEQGLISMTGTFIDTIIICTMTGLVLIVTGVWSGDLAGSAMTQAAFAAGFPLLGTAMLTLGLALFAFTTILGWNYYGERCCEYLFGVKAIMPYRIIFILLVAVGAFLKLEAIWLLADIVNGLMAIPNLIALLGLSGVVVAETNRYLHHLRAQEKGANDQGQRSMATEVAKE, translated from the coding sequence ATGATCCAACTGCTTGACCAGATCGACAGTCTCGTCTGGGGACCGCCGCTGCTCATTTTGCTTGTTGGCACCGGCATCTTTCTGACTGCCCGGCTTGGCCTCCTGCAGGTCACCCGCCTGCCGCTGGCCCTCCGGCTGATCTTCACCGCCAAAAACGATGGTGACGGCGATGTGAACAGCTTCGGCGCCCTTTGCACTGCCCTCGCCGCCACTGTCGGCACAGGGAATATCGTCGGTGTCGCCACCGCCATCAAGGCCGGGGGGCCGGGCGCCCTCTTTTGGATGTGGATGGCCGCCTTCTTCGGCATGGCGACAAAATACGCCGAAGGGCTCCTGGCCGTGAAGTACCGCTCTGTCGACGCCAATGGGCAGATCTCCGGCGGTCCCATGTACTACATCGTCAATGGCCTTGGCGGCAAGTACAAACCGCTTGCCATCATGTTTGCCGCCAGCGGCGTCTTGGTCGCTTGCTTTGGCATCGGCACCTTCCCCCAGGTCAACTCCATTGTGACGGCTTGTGAATCAGGGCTCGGTGTTCCCATTCCCGTCACCGCTGCGGTCATCACCGTGCTTGTGGCGCTGATTACCCTGGGCGGACTCCAGAGTATCGCCACGGTTTCCGAGAAGATCGTGCCCTTCATGGCCATCTTCTACGTTGTCATCAGCGTCGGCGTTCTTGCTATCTTTGCCGACCAACTGCCACATGCCATTCAACTGGTGATCAGCAACGCTTTCACCGGTTCGGCTGCCGCCGGCGGGTTCCTCGGCGCGACGGTGATGATGGCGATCCGCAACGGCGTCGCCCGAGGCGTCTTTTCCAACGAATCGGGTCTCGGCAGCGCGCCGATCGCGGCGGCGGCGGCGAAGACGAAGTGGCCAGCCGAACAGGGCCTCATCTCCATGACAGGCACCTTCATCGACACGATCATCATCTGCACCATGACCGGCCTGGTGCTCATCGTCACCGGTGTGTGGTCGGGCGACCTGGCCGGTTCGGCCATGACCCAGGCCGCCTTCGCCGCCGGATTCCCCCTGCTGGGCACCGCCATGCTGACCCTGGGGTTGGCCCTCTTCGCCTTCACGACCATCCTGGGCTGGAACTATTACGGTGAGCGCTGCTGTGAGTACCTCTTCGGCGTCAAGGCGATCATGCCTTACCGGATCATCTTCATTCTCCTGGTGGCAGTCGGCGCTTTCCTGAAGTTGGAGGCCATCTGGCTCTTAGCCGACATCGTCAATGGCCTCATGGCCATCCCGAACCTGATCGCCCTCCTCGGCCTTTCCGGCGTCGTCGTGGCCGAGACGAACCGCTATCTCCACCACCTGCGGGCGCAGGAAAAGGGAGCTAACGACCAGGGGCAAAGGTCCATGGCGACAGAGGTAGCCAAAGAATAA
- a CDS encoding sensor histidine kinase has product MRHSIKFRLFLAMSAMILFFVLLSSLLVSTSLGRYYIYKKTSELRDSSQIVATLVREDPLDLWAAMERLERTRAISSTLMDANMNILYSTFPGPPPEGDLRQGTPPPSDNSIPSKPGEAPHPPNAAAKEKEDSQNGDSRPIMSDPHLAKFRDQQLFQLKQGIEYGRQQLERGEAFTEIREDPRMHTQFLNVITQLPNGDYLFLSTPLAAIQESAAVANRFFLFTGLITLLLGNVIVFFYTRRFTRPILEMNDIARRMATLDFQKKVAPGSKDELGQLAESINSLSDQLSHSITELREKNAQLQTDIERERKIDEMRKEFISNVSHELKTPIALIQGYAEGLKVNVADDEESRNYYCDVIMDESRKMNKLVLELLDLSQIESGQFHLERSAFDALAWAETVMGKFTPLLRERGIQWTVDGEGGLWADADQERMEQVLSNYLTNAIHHITPPFQLTLRVIARDDKIRVTLFNSGNGIPEEALDQIWTSFYKVDKARTRAYGGTGLGLSVVRAIQRMHQNRYGAENVPGGVLFWFELDKAAESTSI; this is encoded by the coding sequence ATGAGACACTCCATCAAATTCCGGCTCTTTCTGGCCATGAGCGCCATGATTCTCTTCTTTGTCCTTCTTTCCTCCCTTCTCGTCTCCACCAGCCTGGGGAGGTATTACATCTACAAGAAGACGTCCGAGTTGCGCGACAGCAGCCAAATCGTGGCGACGCTGGTTCGAGAGGACCCGTTAGATCTCTGGGCAGCCATGGAACGGTTGGAGCGAACCCGCGCGATCAGCAGCACCCTCATGGACGCAAACATGAACATCCTGTACAGCACCTTTCCCGGCCCTCCGCCTGAAGGCGACCTGCGGCAGGGCACGCCGCCGCCCAGCGATAATTCCATCCCATCCAAACCGGGAGAGGCGCCCCATCCCCCCAACGCCGCGGCGAAAGAGAAAGAGGACTCTCAAAACGGAGACAGCCGTCCGATTATGTCGGATCCTCACCTGGCAAAGTTTCGGGATCAGCAGCTTTTTCAGTTAAAACAAGGGATTGAATATGGTCGCCAACAGCTGGAACGGGGCGAAGCATTCACGGAAATCCGGGAGGATCCCCGGATGCATACCCAGTTCCTCAACGTGATCACGCAGCTTCCCAATGGGGATTACCTCTTTCTCAGCACCCCCCTGGCCGCGATCCAGGAAAGCGCCGCTGTGGCCAACCGCTTCTTCCTCTTCACCGGTCTCATCACCCTGCTCCTCGGCAATGTCATCGTCTTTTTCTATACCCGCCGGTTCACCCGGCCCATCCTGGAGATGAACGACATCGCCCGGCGAATGGCGACACTGGATTTTCAGAAAAAGGTGGCCCCCGGCAGCAAGGATGAGTTGGGGCAGTTGGCCGAGAGCATCAACTCCCTTTCCGATCAGTTGAGCCACTCCATCACAGAACTGCGGGAGAAAAACGCCCAATTGCAGACCGACATCGAACGGGAACGCAAGATCGATGAGATGCGCAAGGAGTTCATCTCCAACGTGTCCCACGAACTGAAGACGCCGATCGCCTTGATCCAGGGGTATGCCGAGGGGCTGAAAGTCAATGTGGCCGATGACGAAGAGAGCCGCAACTACTACTGCGATGTGATCATGGACGAGTCGCGCAAGATGAACAAGCTGGTCTTGGAACTGCTCGACCTCTCTCAGATCGAATCCGGCCAGTTTCATCTGGAACGAAGCGCCTTTGACGCCCTCGCCTGGGCGGAAACGGTGATGGGAAAATTCACGCCTCTGCTGCGGGAACGAGGGATCCAGTGGACCGTTGACGGGGAAGGCGGTCTGTGGGCTGACGCCGATCAAGAGCGGATGGAGCAGGTGCTATCCAATTACCTTACCAATGCCATTCACCATATCACCCCACCCTTTCAACTCACGCTCCGCGTCATCGCTCGCGACGATAAAATCCGCGTCACCCTCTTCAACTCGGGCAACGGAATTCCCGAAGAGGCGCTCGATCAGATCTGGACCAGTTTCTATAAGGTGGACAAGGCCCGCACCCGCGCCTACGGCGGCACCGGCCTCGGTCTTTCCGTCGTCCGGGCGATCCAACGGATGCACCAAAACAGGTATGGCGCTGAAAACGTGCCCGGCGGCGTGCTGTTCTGGTTTGAACTGGACAAAGCGGCAGAGAGCACCTCGATATGA
- a CDS encoding cysteine desulfurase family protein: MAGEIYFDNSATTPVDPAVANAMEPWVDCNFGNPSSLHSFGREAREAVETARRQVAALLNSSADEIIFTGSGTEADNMALIGVFEAGDGKPFHLITSAIEHPAVLEACRYLGQRGAEVTYLGVDSDGLVQPEQLAAALRPHTRLVSIMAANNVVGAIQPIRELATITCNHGALFHTDAVQAAGKIPFDMQDCPVDLLSLSGHKIHGPKGVGALYARKGVNIRTLVHGGGQESGRRSGTENVFAIVGLGAACEIARTILVEEAARLVRLRDRLIGGVLDAIPNAYLIGHPLRRLPGHICLGFAGQEGEAIRLLLALDEAGIAISSGSACSSNHATEPSYVLQAMGYDPLQARGGLRITLGRMNREEEVETFLRLLPGIVKELRPLTSWAG; the protein is encoded by the coding sequence ATGGCAGGGGAGATTTACTTCGATAATTCAGCGACAACACCGGTTGATCCAGCCGTCGCCAACGCCATGGAACCCTGGGTGGACTGCAATTTCGGCAACCCCTCGAGCCTGCACAGTTTCGGACGGGAAGCCCGCGAAGCGGTGGAGACGGCGCGCCGGCAAGTAGCGGCGTTGCTCAACAGTTCAGCCGATGAAATCATCTTTACGGGCAGCGGAACTGAGGCCGACAACATGGCGCTGATCGGGGTCTTTGAAGCCGGCGACGGAAAGCCCTTTCATCTGATCACAAGCGCCATCGAACATCCGGCCGTGCTGGAAGCGTGCCGGTATCTGGGACAGCGGGGCGCCGAGGTCACCTACCTGGGCGTCGATTCGGACGGACTCGTTCAGCCGGAACAACTGGCGGCGGCGCTGCGCCCTCACACGCGACTCGTATCGATCATGGCCGCCAACAACGTCGTTGGCGCCATCCAACCGATCCGGGAACTGGCAACCATCACCTGCAACCATGGCGCGCTCTTTCACACCGACGCGGTTCAGGCGGCAGGGAAGATTCCCTTCGATATGCAGGACTGCCCCGTCGACTTGCTCTCCTTGTCGGGCCATAAAATTCACGGTCCGAAAGGCGTGGGCGCCCTTTATGCCCGCAAAGGCGTCAACATCCGGACCTTGGTTCACGGCGGCGGACAGGAATCGGGGCGCCGTTCAGGGACGGAAAATGTGTTCGCCATTGTTGGATTGGGCGCCGCTTGCGAGATCGCCCGCACCATCCTGGTGGAGGAAGCGGCCCGTTTAGTGCGCTTGCGCGACCGGCTCATCGGGGGCGTGCTGGATGCGATTCCGAACGCCTACCTGATCGGTCATCCCCTGCGCCGTTTGCCGGGGCACATTTGCCTCGGCTTCGCCGGACAGGAGGGGGAAGCCATCCGGTTGCTCCTTGCCTTGGATGAAGCGGGGATCGCCATATCGTCGGGAAGCGCTTGCAGTTCCAATCACGCCACAGAGCCTTCCTATGTCCTGCAGGCGATGGGCTATGACCCCTTGCAGGCGCGCGGCGGCTTGCGCATCACCCTGGGGCGGATGAACCGGGAAGAGGAAGTGGAGACTTTTTTGCGGCTTCTCCCCGGCATCGTCAAAGAACTGCGCCCCCTCACATCATGGGCCGGGTAG
- a CDS encoding substrate-binding domain-containing protein has translation MPEDTSLTPEEVAERLRIKKNTVYEMIKRGDLPAYRVGRKLRVLSDAVDTYVRQGQSPESPGNATVATAPLPPAASGANPFPATATPAPGASARAPLPTPFDPWAAPLPGMVLCGQDPLLDILANQMERHPRGTAILRSHVGSFNGLLSLYQGTAHIASAHLWDSDSGQYNIPYIRRLIPGIPTVLIGLVRRMQGFYVAQGNPKNIADWHAFSRSDIRYINRERGCGTRVLLDEKLRQLGIDSQQIAGYRKEVFSHLSVASAIARDEADYGLGTERAARQVSQVDFVPLQKEEYHLVVKKEDFVKPLFQSLLEIIRSAEFRAELRGMGGYDLDGLGEIVAEI, from the coding sequence GTGCCGGAGGATACGTCACTGACCCCGGAAGAAGTGGCCGAACGACTGCGCATCAAAAAAAATACGGTTTATGAGATGATCAAACGGGGAGATCTGCCGGCTTACCGGGTAGGGCGTAAACTTCGTGTGCTCTCTGACGCCGTCGATACGTACGTGCGCCAGGGTCAGTCTCCCGAGTCGCCCGGCAACGCCACCGTGGCAACGGCCCCCCTGCCGCCTGCGGCTTCCGGCGCCAACCCTTTTCCCGCCACGGCAACTCCCGCGCCAGGAGCATCCGCTCGCGCCCCCCTACCCACGCCATTTGATCCATGGGCGGCGCCCTTGCCGGGTATGGTGCTCTGCGGTCAGGATCCGCTCCTCGACATCCTGGCCAACCAGATGGAACGGCATCCGCGAGGTACGGCCATCTTGCGCTCCCATGTGGGTAGTTTCAACGGCCTTTTATCCTTGTATCAGGGAACGGCCCACATCGCGTCGGCCCATCTCTGGGACAGCGATTCTGGACAATACAACATCCCCTATATCCGGCGGCTGATTCCGGGGATCCCGACGGTTCTCATCGGGCTCGTTCGCCGGATGCAGGGGTTCTACGTGGCCCAGGGAAACCCGAAAAACATCGCCGACTGGCACGCCTTCTCCCGGTCCGATATCCGCTATATCAACCGAGAAAGGGGCTGCGGGACCCGGGTGTTGCTGGATGAAAAGCTCCGGCAACTCGGCATCGACAGCCAACAGATTGCAGGCTATCGCAAAGAGGTCTTCTCCCACCTCTCCGTCGCCAGCGCCATCGCCAGAGACGAAGCCGATTACGGTTTGGGAACAGAGCGGGCCGCGCGACAGGTGAGCCAGGTGGACTTTGTGCCCTTGCAGAAGGAAGAGTATCATCTCGTCGTCAAAAAAGAGGATTTCGTCAAGCCGCTCTTTCAGAGCTTGTTGGAGATCATCCGATCCGCCGAGTTTCGGGCGGAACTGCGCGGGATGGGCGGCTATGATCTCGACGGCCTTGGCGAGATCGTGGCCGAGATTTGA
- the modA gene encoding molybdate ABC transporter substrate-binding protein, producing MKHGKWLSRISLLFFLVATLLSGCGSPPPAKETAAPVNLTVSAAASLKDALTEIKDLYGKEKPNATISYNFGASGSLQQQIEQGAPADIFISAAPKQMDDLQAKNLIDTTTRKDLLENKVVLISAKDSAITGFSDLAGDKVKKLALGEPQSVPAGKYAQEVLTKLNLAEGVKEKTVLAKDVRQVLTYVETANAEAGIVYETDAKVSDKVKIVTRAPEGSHSPVLYPGAVIKDSKNAKEAGEFLKYLQGPAAKAVFEKYGFTVLSK from the coding sequence GTGAAACATGGAAAATGGCTTTCCCGTATCTCCCTTCTTTTTTTCCTCGTGGCCACTCTGTTGTCCGGGTGCGGTTCTCCCCCACCGGCGAAAGAGACGGCTGCGCCGGTCAACCTGACCGTCTCTGCTGCGGCCAGCCTGAAAGATGCCCTGACGGAGATCAAAGACCTCTATGGCAAAGAAAAACCGAACGCCACCATCTCCTACAACTTCGGCGCCTCCGGTTCACTGCAACAGCAGATCGAGCAGGGCGCGCCGGCGGATATCTTCATCTCAGCGGCGCCCAAGCAAATGGATGATCTGCAGGCCAAAAACCTCATTGACACGACGACCCGCAAGGATCTGCTGGAAAACAAAGTCGTCTTGATTTCCGCCAAAGATTCTGCCATCACCGGTTTTTCCGACCTGGCAGGAGATAAGGTGAAGAAACTGGCCCTTGGCGAGCCGCAGAGCGTCCCCGCCGGCAAATACGCCCAAGAGGTGTTGACGAAACTAAACCTGGCTGAAGGGGTAAAGGAAAAGACGGTCTTGGCCAAAGATGTGCGTCAGGTGTTGACCTATGTGGAGACGGCAAACGCCGAAGCGGGTATCGTCTATGAAACAGACGCGAAGGTCTCCGACAAGGTCAAAATCGTAACGCGGGCGCCGGAAGGCTCCCACTCGCCGGTCCTCTACCCAGGCGCCGTCATCAAAGACAGCAAAAACGCCAAAGAGGCCGGGGAGTTCCTCAAATACCTGCAAGGTCCCGCCGCGAAGGCTGTTTTTGAAAAATACGGTTTTACCGTCTTGAGCAAGTAA
- a CDS encoding RrF2 family transcriptional regulator, giving the protein MRISKKTDYALRTLFTLLENREAGPVSIRELAKRNNIPKRFLEHIMLELKANGWVDSVPGKNGGYCLAVQPEELTIGQVVRYFDGVLAPVGCVSVAEYKKCSQEDICYFRPLMGNIRDCMADLLHRATLQKVYQGFSGDYRKVRLNGHEGGEGI; this is encoded by the coding sequence ATGCGGATCTCCAAAAAAACGGACTATGCGCTGCGCACCTTGTTTACATTGCTCGAGAACCGGGAGGCGGGCCCGGTGTCGATCCGGGAACTGGCCAAACGCAACAACATTCCAAAGCGATTCCTCGAGCACATCATGCTGGAACTGAAAGCGAACGGCTGGGTCGATAGCGTTCCCGGGAAAAACGGCGGCTACTGTCTCGCTGTTCAACCGGAGGAACTGACGATCGGGCAAGTGGTGCGTTACTTTGACGGCGTGCTGGCGCCGGTCGGTTGTGTCTCCGTGGCCGAGTATAAAAAATGCAGCCAGGAGGATATCTGCTATTTTCGTCCCTTGATGGGGAACATTCGTGACTGCATGGCCGATCTGTTGCACCGGGCGACACTGCAGAAGGTGTACCAGGGATTTTCCGGTGATTACCGCAAGGTCCGCCTGAACGGGCACGAAGGAGGAGAGGGGATTTAA